Below is a window of Haloterrigena alkaliphila DNA.
GCGCGCACCGCTGCACGAGCGAGGAAAGCAGCTCCACGCGACGCTGTCCGACGACCTCCGCGAGGAGTACGACACCCGTCGAACCCGCGTCAACGCGGGCGACACGGTCGAGGTCATGCGCGGCGACCACGCCGGCGAGACCGGCGAGGTTCTGCGCGCGATCCTCGAGGACGGCACGATCCACGTCGAGGACGTGACGATCGAGACGGCCGACGGCGAAGAGGTGCCACGGCCCCTCGACCCGTCGAACGTCCGCATCACGGA
It encodes the following:
- the rplX gene encoding 50S ribosomal protein L24; translated protein: MSEQPTKQRNQTERAPLHERGKQLHATLSDDLREEYDTRRTRVNAGDTVEVMRGDHAGETGEVLRAILEDGTIHVEDVTIETADGEEVPRPLDPSNVRITELDLEDERREARLEGDSE